TGTCAAATTTGATTTCGGCCCTTCGATCAAACAGAGAGGCCGAAGTGTAAGCAGCATCATCCTGGAGGGTTTTAAAGTCAGCGCAAAATTAGGCCTTGCGGCGGCTTTTTTAGCGATCATATTCGGTCTTGTTCTGGGTTCTCTCGCCGCCGTTTTTCACAATAAAACGATTGATAAGATCACAATGGTTCTATCAACCGCATTTGTCGCGATGCCGTCTTTTATCATAGCGACCTTTTTGTTATTGATTTTTTGCGTGAATTTGAATTTGCTCCCCGCAAACGGCTCGTCGGCAGGAGGATTGATTTTGCCGATTATCTCTCTTTCCTTATATCCGATGGCTTATATCATACGATTGACCCGGTCGAGTATGCTCGATGTGCTCGGGCAGGACTATATCCGGACCGCGCGTGCAAAAGGCGTCAAACCCAGCAAGGTCTTGTTTAAACACGCTCTGCGCAATGCTATCACACCGGTTATCACTTATGCGGGTCCCATGATCGCATTCATCGTC
This window of the Oscillospiraceae bacterium genome carries:
- a CDS encoding ABC transporter permease, with the protein product MNKKLAFYILKRILLAIMTIILVVLITFFVMHAIPGGPFLSEKAPSPQVTAALEAKYGLDKPIMEQFWTYLKGVVKFDFGPSIKQRGRSVSSIILEGFKVSAKLGLAAAFLAIIFGLVLGSLAAVFHNKTIDKITMVLSTAFVAMPSFIIATFLLLIFCVNLNLLPANGSSAGGLILPIISLSLYPMAYIIRLTRSSMLDVLGQDYIRTARAKGVKPSKVLFKHALRNAITPVITYAGPMIAFIVTGSLVVEKIFAVPGLGKYFVSSIFNRDYTLIMGTTIFLAALIILMMLVSDILYKVFDPRVELS